From one Neofelis nebulosa isolate mNeoNeb1 chromosome 4, mNeoNeb1.pri, whole genome shotgun sequence genomic stretch:
- the C4H3orf84 gene encoding uncharacterized protein C3orf84 homolog isoform X9: protein MQENSEECTCKGIDEPAQQHFFSKHDNRTSFDKGPYCLLQGIGRRKDLEHLWQRHTFLRWAPCELELSQQQPLESSYQANFWSGPGLSDLPQRLVHFVQIQPPRTSTTYQQNFCQPSQGGHCGSNNVGPVTNTLPDLPGIPRPKLLQHYLHAGVSECLNWSRALNKDG, encoded by the exons ATGCAAGAGAACTCAGAAGAATGTACATGCAAAGGAATAGAT GAGCCAGCACAGCAACACTTCTTCTCCAAGCATGACAACCGTACTTCTTTCGACAAA GGCCCCTACTGCCTGCTGCAGGGAATCGGAAGGCGAAAAGACCTGGAGCACCTGTGGCAGCGGCACACCTTCCTGCGCTGGGCACCCTGTGAGCTGGAGTTGAGCCAGCAGCAGCCCCTTGAATCCTCCTACCAGGCCAATTTCTGGTCAGGCCCTGGACTCAGTGACCTCCCCCAGCGCCTTGTCCACTTTGTGCAGATCCAGCCTCCCCGCACCAGCACCACCTATCAGCAGAACTTCTGCCAACCATCCCAGGGTGGCCATTGTGGCAGCAACAATGTGGGGCCAGTCACCAACACATTGCCTGACCTCCCAGGGATCCCAAGACCCAAGCTGCTGCAGCATTACCTTCATGCTGGGGTCTCTGAGTGTCTAAACTGGTCCAGAGCATTAAACAAGGATGGCTAA
- the C4H3orf84 gene encoding uncharacterized protein C3orf84 homolog isoform X2, which yields MARAQVVLTRAGCCNEHFCTCEYITTLAFMGTTEANSRVKVLKNTVLQPSPSLQQCSCGDVRYKEPAQQHFFSKHDNRTSFDKGPYCLLQGIGRRKDLEHLWQRHTFLRWAPCELELSQQQPLESSYQANFWSGPGLSDLPQRLVHFVQIQPPRTSTTYQQNFCQPSQGGHCGSNNVGPVTNTLPDLPGIPRPKLLQHYLHAGVSECLNWSRALNKDG from the exons ATGGCTAGGGCCCAAGTGGTCCTAACAAGAGCTGG atgctgcaatgaacatttcTGTACCTGTGAATACAT CACAACACTGGCTTTTATGGGCACTACAGAGGCCAATTCAAGAGTGAAAGTGCTCAAGAATACCGTCTTGCAGCCAAGCCCCAGCCTCCAGCAGTGTTCCTGCGGCGATGTCAGGTACAAG GAGCCAGCACAGCAACACTTCTTCTCCAAGCATGACAACCGTACTTCTTTCGACAAA GGCCCCTACTGCCTGCTGCAGGGAATCGGAAGGCGAAAAGACCTGGAGCACCTGTGGCAGCGGCACACCTTCCTGCGCTGGGCACCCTGTGAGCTGGAGTTGAGCCAGCAGCAGCCCCTTGAATCCTCCTACCAGGCCAATTTCTGGTCAGGCCCTGGACTCAGTGACCTCCCCCAGCGCCTTGTCCACTTTGTGCAGATCCAGCCTCCCCGCACCAGCACCACCTATCAGCAGAACTTCTGCCAACCATCCCAGGGTGGCCATTGTGGCAGCAACAATGTGGGGCCAGTCACCAACACATTGCCTGACCTCCCAGGGATCCCAAGACCCAAGCTGCTGCAGCATTACCTTCATGCTGGGGTCTCTGAGTGTCTAAACTGGTCCAGAGCATTAAACAAGGATGGCTAA
- the C4H3orf84 gene encoding uncharacterized protein C3orf84 homolog isoform X6, with amino-acid sequence MGTTEANSRVKVLKNTVLQPSPSLQQCSCGDVRYKEPAQQHFFSKHDNRTSFDKGPYCLLQGIGRRKDLEHLWQRHTFLRWAPCELELSQQQPLESSYQANFWSGPGLSDLPQRLVHFVQIQPPRTSTTYQQNFCQPSQGGHCGSNNVGPVTNTLPDLPGIPRPKLLQHYLHAGVSECLNWSRALNKDG; translated from the exons ATGGGCACTACAGAGGCCAATTCAAGAGTGAAAGTGCTCAAGAATACCGTCTTGCAGCCAAGCCCCAGCCTCCAGCAGTGTTCCTGCGGCGATGTCAGGTACAAG GAGCCAGCACAGCAACACTTCTTCTCCAAGCATGACAACCGTACTTCTTTCGACAAA GGCCCCTACTGCCTGCTGCAGGGAATCGGAAGGCGAAAAGACCTGGAGCACCTGTGGCAGCGGCACACCTTCCTGCGCTGGGCACCCTGTGAGCTGGAGTTGAGCCAGCAGCAGCCCCTTGAATCCTCCTACCAGGCCAATTTCTGGTCAGGCCCTGGACTCAGTGACCTCCCCCAGCGCCTTGTCCACTTTGTGCAGATCCAGCCTCCCCGCACCAGCACCACCTATCAGCAGAACTTCTGCCAACCATCCCAGGGTGGCCATTGTGGCAGCAACAATGTGGGGCCAGTCACCAACACATTGCCTGACCTCCCAGGGATCCCAAGACCCAAGCTGCTGCAGCATTACCTTCATGCTGGGGTCTCTGAGTGTCTAAACTGGTCCAGAGCATTAAACAAGGATGGCTAA
- the C4H3orf84 gene encoding uncharacterized protein C3orf84 homolog isoform X7: MEDKAGWLPTFMEFSIYLENRHQEPAQQHFFSKHDNRTSFDKGPYCLLQGIGRRKDLEHLWQRHTFLRWAPCELELSQQQPLESSYQANFWSGPGLSDLPQRLVHFVQIQPPRTSTTYQQNFCQPSQGGHCGSNNVGPVTNTLPDLPGIPRPKLLQHYLHAGVSECLNWSRALNKDG, translated from the exons ATGGAAGATAAGGCTGGCTGGCTTCCCACCTTCATGGAGTTTTCAATCTACCTGGAAAACCGGCACCAG GAGCCAGCACAGCAACACTTCTTCTCCAAGCATGACAACCGTACTTCTTTCGACAAA GGCCCCTACTGCCTGCTGCAGGGAATCGGAAGGCGAAAAGACCTGGAGCACCTGTGGCAGCGGCACACCTTCCTGCGCTGGGCACCCTGTGAGCTGGAGTTGAGCCAGCAGCAGCCCCTTGAATCCTCCTACCAGGCCAATTTCTGGTCAGGCCCTGGACTCAGTGACCTCCCCCAGCGCCTTGTCCACTTTGTGCAGATCCAGCCTCCCCGCACCAGCACCACCTATCAGCAGAACTTCTGCCAACCATCCCAGGGTGGCCATTGTGGCAGCAACAATGTGGGGCCAGTCACCAACACATTGCCTGACCTCCCAGGGATCCCAAGACCCAAGCTGCTGCAGCATTACCTTCATGCTGGGGTCTCTGAGTGTCTAAACTGGTCCAGAGCATTAAACAAGGATGGCTAA
- the C4H3orf84 gene encoding uncharacterized protein C3orf84 homolog isoform X5, with protein MQSALVGSWHNTGFYGHYRGQFKSESAQEYRLAAKPQPPAVFLRRCQEPAQQHFFSKHDNRTSFDKGIGRRKDLEHLWQRHTFLRWAPCELELSQQQPLESSYQANFWSGPGLSDLPQRLVHFVQIQPPRTSTTYQQNFCQPSQGGHCGSNNVGPVTNTLPDLPGIPRPKLLQHYLHAGVSECLNWSRALNKDG; from the exons ATGCAAAGTGCTTTAGTAGGATCCTGG CACAACACTGGCTTTTATGGGCACTACAGAGGCCAATTCAAGAGTGAAAGTGCTCAAGAATACCGTCTTGCAGCCAAGCCCCAGCCTCCAGCAGTGTTCCTGCGGCGATGTCAG GAGCCAGCACAGCAACACTTCTTCTCCAAGCATGACAACCGTACTTCTTTCGACAAA GGAATCGGAAGGCGAAAAGACCTGGAGCACCTGTGGCAGCGGCACACCTTCCTGCGCTGGGCACCCTGTGAGCTGGAGTTGAGCCAGCAGCAGCCCCTTGAATCCTCCTACCAGGCCAATTTCTGGTCAGGCCCTGGACTCAGTGACCTCCCCCAGCGCCTTGTCCACTTTGTGCAGATCCAGCCTCCCCGCACCAGCACCACCTATCAGCAGAACTTCTGCCAACCATCCCAGGGTGGCCATTGTGGCAGCAACAATGTGGGGCCAGTCACCAACACATTGCCTGACCTCCCAGGGATCCCAAGACCCAAGCTGCTGCAGCATTACCTTCATGCTGGGGTCTCTGAGTGTCTAAACTGGTCCAGAGCATTAAACAAGGATGGCTAA
- the C4H3orf84 gene encoding uncharacterized protein C3orf84 homolog isoform X4, whose amino-acid sequence MQSALVGSWHNTGFYGHYRGQFKSESAQEYRLAAKPQPPAVFLRRCQEPAQQHFFSKHDNRTSFDKGPYCLLQGIGRRKDLEHLWQRHTFLRWAPCELELSQQQPLESSYQANFWSGPGLSDLPQRLVHFVQIQPPRTSTTYQQNFCQPSQGGHCGSNNVGPVTNTLPDLPGIPRPKLLQHYLHAGVSECLNWSRALNKDG is encoded by the exons ATGCAAAGTGCTTTAGTAGGATCCTGG CACAACACTGGCTTTTATGGGCACTACAGAGGCCAATTCAAGAGTGAAAGTGCTCAAGAATACCGTCTTGCAGCCAAGCCCCAGCCTCCAGCAGTGTTCCTGCGGCGATGTCAG GAGCCAGCACAGCAACACTTCTTCTCCAAGCATGACAACCGTACTTCTTTCGACAAA GGCCCCTACTGCCTGCTGCAGGGAATCGGAAGGCGAAAAGACCTGGAGCACCTGTGGCAGCGGCACACCTTCCTGCGCTGGGCACCCTGTGAGCTGGAGTTGAGCCAGCAGCAGCCCCTTGAATCCTCCTACCAGGCCAATTTCTGGTCAGGCCCTGGACTCAGTGACCTCCCCCAGCGCCTTGTCCACTTTGTGCAGATCCAGCCTCCCCGCACCAGCACCACCTATCAGCAGAACTTCTGCCAACCATCCCAGGGTGGCCATTGTGGCAGCAACAATGTGGGGCCAGTCACCAACACATTGCCTGACCTCCCAGGGATCCCAAGACCCAAGCTGCTGCAGCATTACCTTCATGCTGGGGTCTCTGAGTGTCTAAACTGGTCCAGAGCATTAAACAAGGATGGCTAA
- the KLHDC8B gene encoding kelch domain-containing protein 8B isoform X2, translating to MATGGGRDFAWQVFPPMPTCRVYGTVAYQDGHLLVLGGCGRAGLPLDTAETLDMASHTWLTLAPLPTARAGAAAVVLGKQVLVVGGVDEGQSPVAAVEAFLADEGRWERRATLPQAAMGVATVERGGRQGKLPVTAFEAFDLEACTWTRHPSLPSRRAFAGCAMAEGNVFSLGGLQQPGPHNFYSRPHFVNTVEMFDLEHGSWTKLPRSLRMRDKRADFVVGSLGGHIMAIGGLGNQPCPLGSVEGFSLARRRWEALPAMPTARCSCSSLQAGPWLFVIGGVAQGPSQAVEALCLRDGV from the exons ATGGCTACAGGAGGTGGCCGGGACTTTGCTTGGCAGGTGTTCCCACCCATGCCCACCTGCCGGGTGTATGGCACAGTGGCATACCAGGATGGGCACCTGCTAGTGTTGGGGGGCTGTGGCCGGGCTGGACTGCCCCTGGACACTGCTGAGACACTGGACATGGCCTCGCATACATGGCTCACACTGGCACCCCTGCCCACTGCCCGGGCTGGTGCGGCTGCTGTGGTGCTGGGCAAGCAGGTGCTAGTGGTGGGCGGTGTGGATGAGGGCCAGAGCcctgtggctgctgtggaggCCTTCCTGGCTGATGAGGGCCGCTGGGAGCGTCGGGCCACCCTCCCTCAGGCAGCCATGGGGGTTGCAACTGTGGAGAGAG GGGGCCGCCAGGGAAAGCTCCCAGTGACTGCTTTTGAGGCTTTTGATCTGGAGGCCTGTACCTGGACCCGGCACCCAAGCCTGCCCAGCCGCCGAGCCTTTGCCGGCTGTGCCATGGCAGAAGGCAACGTCTTTAGCCTGGGTGGTCTGCAGCAGCCTGGGCCCCACAATTTCTACTCCCGCCCACATTTTGTCAACACTGTGGAGATGTTCGACCTGGAACATG GGTCCTGGACCAAGCTGCCCCGCAGCCTGCGCATGAGGGATAAGAGGGCCGACTTTGTGGTTGGCTCCCTTGGGGGCCACATCATGGCCATTGGGGGCCTTG GAAACCAGCCATGCCCTCTGGGCTCCGTGGAGGGCTTCAGCCTTGCACGGCGGCGCTGGGAGGCCCTGCCTGCCATGCCCACAGCCCGCTGCTCCTGTTCTAGTCTGCAGGCTGGGCCCTGGCTGTTTGTCATTGGGGGTGTGGCCCAGGGTCCTAGCCAAGCTGTGGAGGCACTGTGTCTGCGTGATGGGGTCTGA
- the C4H3orf84 gene encoding uncharacterized protein C3orf84 homolog isoform X8 — protein sequence MEDKAGWLPTFMEFSIYLENRHQEPAQQHFFSKHDNRTSFDKGIGRRKDLEHLWQRHTFLRWAPCELELSQQQPLESSYQANFWSGPGLSDLPQRLVHFVQIQPPRTSTTYQQNFCQPSQGGHCGSNNVGPVTNTLPDLPGIPRPKLLQHYLHAGVSECLNWSRALNKDG from the exons ATGGAAGATAAGGCTGGCTGGCTTCCCACCTTCATGGAGTTTTCAATCTACCTGGAAAACCGGCACCAG GAGCCAGCACAGCAACACTTCTTCTCCAAGCATGACAACCGTACTTCTTTCGACAAA GGAATCGGAAGGCGAAAAGACCTGGAGCACCTGTGGCAGCGGCACACCTTCCTGCGCTGGGCACCCTGTGAGCTGGAGTTGAGCCAGCAGCAGCCCCTTGAATCCTCCTACCAGGCCAATTTCTGGTCAGGCCCTGGACTCAGTGACCTCCCCCAGCGCCTTGTCCACTTTGTGCAGATCCAGCCTCCCCGCACCAGCACCACCTATCAGCAGAACTTCTGCCAACCATCCCAGGGTGGCCATTGTGGCAGCAACAATGTGGGGCCAGTCACCAACACATTGCCTGACCTCCCAGGGATCCCAAGACCCAAGCTGCTGCAGCATTACCTTCATGCTGGGGTCTCTGAGTGTCTAAACTGGTCCAGAGCATTAAACAAGGATGGCTAA
- the KLHDC8B gene encoding kelch domain-containing protein 8B isoform X1, giving the protein MATGGGRDFAWQVFPPMPTCRVYGTVAYQDGHLLVLGGCGRAGLPLDTAETLDMASHTWLTLAPLPTARAGAAAVVLGKQVLVVGGVDEGQSPVAAVEAFLADEGRWERRATLPQAAMGVATVERDGMVYALGGMGPDTAPQAQVRVYEPRRDCWLSLPSMPTPCYGASTFLHGNKIYVLGGRQGKLPVTAFEAFDLEACTWTRHPSLPSRRAFAGCAMAEGNVFSLGGLQQPGPHNFYSRPHFVNTVEMFDLEHGSWTKLPRSLRMRDKRADFVVGSLGGHIMAIGGLGNQPCPLGSVEGFSLARRRWEALPAMPTARCSCSSLQAGPWLFVIGGVAQGPSQAVEALCLRDGV; this is encoded by the exons ATGGCTACAGGAGGTGGCCGGGACTTTGCTTGGCAGGTGTTCCCACCCATGCCCACCTGCCGGGTGTATGGCACAGTGGCATACCAGGATGGGCACCTGCTAGTGTTGGGGGGCTGTGGCCGGGCTGGACTGCCCCTGGACACTGCTGAGACACTGGACATGGCCTCGCATACATGGCTCACACTGGCACCCCTGCCCACTGCCCGGGCTGGTGCGGCTGCTGTGGTGCTGGGCAAGCAGGTGCTAGTGGTGGGCGGTGTGGATGAGGGCCAGAGCcctgtggctgctgtggaggCCTTCCTGGCTGATGAGGGCCGCTGGGAGCGTCGGGCCACCCTCCCTCAGGCAGCCATGGGGGTTGCAACTGTGGAGAGAG ATGGTATGGTGTATGCTCTGGGGGGAATGGGTCCTGACACGGCCCCCCAGGCCCAAGTTCGGGTGTATGAGCCCAGGCGGGACTGCTGGCTTTCACTACCCTCCATGCCCACACCCTGCTACGGGGCTTCCACCTTCCTGCACGGGAACAAGATCTATGTCCTGG GGGGCCGCCAGGGAAAGCTCCCAGTGACTGCTTTTGAGGCTTTTGATCTGGAGGCCTGTACCTGGACCCGGCACCCAAGCCTGCCCAGCCGCCGAGCCTTTGCCGGCTGTGCCATGGCAGAAGGCAACGTCTTTAGCCTGGGTGGTCTGCAGCAGCCTGGGCCCCACAATTTCTACTCCCGCCCACATTTTGTCAACACTGTGGAGATGTTCGACCTGGAACATG GGTCCTGGACCAAGCTGCCCCGCAGCCTGCGCATGAGGGATAAGAGGGCCGACTTTGTGGTTGGCTCCCTTGGGGGCCACATCATGGCCATTGGGGGCCTTG GAAACCAGCCATGCCCTCTGGGCTCCGTGGAGGGCTTCAGCCTTGCACGGCGGCGCTGGGAGGCCCTGCCTGCCATGCCCACAGCCCGCTGCTCCTGTTCTAGTCTGCAGGCTGGGCCCTGGCTGTTTGTCATTGGGGGTGTGGCCCAGGGTCCTAGCCAAGCTGTGGAGGCACTGTGTCTGCGTGATGGGGTCTGA
- the C4H3orf84 gene encoding uncharacterized protein C3orf84 homolog isoform X12 has protein sequence MQENSEECTCKGIDEPAQQHFFSKHDNRTSFDKGIGRRKDLEHLWQRHTFLRWAPCELELSQQQPLESSYQANFWSGPGLSDLPQRLVHFVQIQPPRTSTTYQQNFCQPSQGGHCGSNNVGPVTNTLPDLPGIPRPKLLQHYLHAGVSECLNWSRALNKDG, from the exons ATGCAAGAGAACTCAGAAGAATGTACATGCAAAGGAATAGAT GAGCCAGCACAGCAACACTTCTTCTCCAAGCATGACAACCGTACTTCTTTCGACAAA GGAATCGGAAGGCGAAAAGACCTGGAGCACCTGTGGCAGCGGCACACCTTCCTGCGCTGGGCACCCTGTGAGCTGGAGTTGAGCCAGCAGCAGCCCCTTGAATCCTCCTACCAGGCCAATTTCTGGTCAGGCCCTGGACTCAGTGACCTCCCCCAGCGCCTTGTCCACTTTGTGCAGATCCAGCCTCCCCGCACCAGCACCACCTATCAGCAGAACTTCTGCCAACCATCCCAGGGTGGCCATTGTGGCAGCAACAATGTGGGGCCAGTCACCAACACATTGCCTGACCTCCCAGGGATCCCAAGACCCAAGCTGCTGCAGCATTACCTTCATGCTGGGGTCTCTGAGTGTCTAAACTGGTCCAGAGCATTAAACAAGGATGGCTAA
- the C4H3orf84 gene encoding uncharacterized protein C3orf84 homolog isoform X11, whose translation MQSALVGSWEPAQQHFFSKHDNRTSFDKGPYCLLQGIGRRKDLEHLWQRHTFLRWAPCELELSQQQPLESSYQANFWSGPGLSDLPQRLVHFVQIQPPRTSTTYQQNFCQPSQGGHCGSNNVGPVTNTLPDLPGIPRPKLLQHYLHAGVSECLNWSRALNKDG comes from the exons ATGCAAAGTGCTTTAGTAGGATCCTGG GAGCCAGCACAGCAACACTTCTTCTCCAAGCATGACAACCGTACTTCTTTCGACAAA GGCCCCTACTGCCTGCTGCAGGGAATCGGAAGGCGAAAAGACCTGGAGCACCTGTGGCAGCGGCACACCTTCCTGCGCTGGGCACCCTGTGAGCTGGAGTTGAGCCAGCAGCAGCCCCTTGAATCCTCCTACCAGGCCAATTTCTGGTCAGGCCCTGGACTCAGTGACCTCCCCCAGCGCCTTGTCCACTTTGTGCAGATCCAGCCTCCCCGCACCAGCACCACCTATCAGCAGAACTTCTGCCAACCATCCCAGGGTGGCCATTGTGGCAGCAACAATGTGGGGCCAGTCACCAACACATTGCCTGACCTCCCAGGGATCCCAAGACCCAAGCTGCTGCAGCATTACCTTCATGCTGGGGTCTCTGAGTGTCTAAACTGGTCCAGAGCATTAAACAAGGATGGCTAA
- the C4H3orf84 gene encoding uncharacterized protein C3orf84 homolog isoform X10 — protein MSGLSSGQREGSLEPAQQHFFSKHDNRTSFDKGPYCLLQGIGRRKDLEHLWQRHTFLRWAPCELELSQQQPLESSYQANFWSGPGLSDLPQRLVHFVQIQPPRTSTTYQQNFCQPSQGGHCGSNNVGPVTNTLPDLPGIPRPKLLQHYLHAGVSECLNWSRALNKDG, from the exons ATGTCAG GGCTTTCCAGTGGCCAGAGGGAAGGCAGCCTG GAGCCAGCACAGCAACACTTCTTCTCCAAGCATGACAACCGTACTTCTTTCGACAAA GGCCCCTACTGCCTGCTGCAGGGAATCGGAAGGCGAAAAGACCTGGAGCACCTGTGGCAGCGGCACACCTTCCTGCGCTGGGCACCCTGTGAGCTGGAGTTGAGCCAGCAGCAGCCCCTTGAATCCTCCTACCAGGCCAATTTCTGGTCAGGCCCTGGACTCAGTGACCTCCCCCAGCGCCTTGTCCACTTTGTGCAGATCCAGCCTCCCCGCACCAGCACCACCTATCAGCAGAACTTCTGCCAACCATCCCAGGGTGGCCATTGTGGCAGCAACAATGTGGGGCCAGTCACCAACACATTGCCTGACCTCCCAGGGATCCCAAGACCCAAGCTGCTGCAGCATTACCTTCATGCTGGGGTCTCTGAGTGTCTAAACTGGTCCAGAGCATTAAACAAGGATGGCTAA
- the C4H3orf84 gene encoding uncharacterized protein C3orf84 homolog isoform X3 — MEERKEGKEKKKKKGSLSLHTHSPPSTTLAFMGTTEANSRVKVLKNTVLQPSPSLQQCSCGDVRYKEPAQQHFFSKHDNRTSFDKGIGRRKDLEHLWQRHTFLRWAPCELELSQQQPLESSYQANFWSGPGLSDLPQRLVHFVQIQPPRTSTTYQQNFCQPSQGGHCGSNNVGPVTNTLPDLPGIPRPKLLQHYLHAGVSECLNWSRALNKDG, encoded by the exons atggaagaaaggaaagaagggaaagaaaaaaaaaaaaaaaaaggtagcctTTCCCTGCACACACATAGCCCTCCCAG CACAACACTGGCTTTTATGGGCACTACAGAGGCCAATTCAAGAGTGAAAGTGCTCAAGAATACCGTCTTGCAGCCAAGCCCCAGCCTCCAGCAGTGTTCCTGCGGCGATGTCAGGTACAAG GAGCCAGCACAGCAACACTTCTTCTCCAAGCATGACAACCGTACTTCTTTCGACAAA GGAATCGGAAGGCGAAAAGACCTGGAGCACCTGTGGCAGCGGCACACCTTCCTGCGCTGGGCACCCTGTGAGCTGGAGTTGAGCCAGCAGCAGCCCCTTGAATCCTCCTACCAGGCCAATTTCTGGTCAGGCCCTGGACTCAGTGACCTCCCCCAGCGCCTTGTCCACTTTGTGCAGATCCAGCCTCCCCGCACCAGCACCACCTATCAGCAGAACTTCTGCCAACCATCCCAGGGTGGCCATTGTGGCAGCAACAATGTGGGGCCAGTCACCAACACATTGCCTGACCTCCCAGGGATCCCAAGACCCAAGCTGCTGCAGCATTACCTTCATGCTGGGGTCTCTGAGTGTCTAAACTGGTCCAGAGCATTAAACAAGGATGGCTAA
- the C4H3orf84 gene encoding uncharacterized protein C3orf84 homolog isoform X1 produces MEERKEGKEKKKKKGSLSLHTHSPPSTTLAFMGTTEANSRVKVLKNTVLQPSPSLQQCSCGDVRYKEPAQQHFFSKHDNRTSFDKGPYCLLQGIGRRKDLEHLWQRHTFLRWAPCELELSQQQPLESSYQANFWSGPGLSDLPQRLVHFVQIQPPRTSTTYQQNFCQPSQGGHCGSNNVGPVTNTLPDLPGIPRPKLLQHYLHAGVSECLNWSRALNKDG; encoded by the exons atggaagaaaggaaagaagggaaagaaaaaaaaaaaaaaaaaggtagcctTTCCCTGCACACACATAGCCCTCCCAG CACAACACTGGCTTTTATGGGCACTACAGAGGCCAATTCAAGAGTGAAAGTGCTCAAGAATACCGTCTTGCAGCCAAGCCCCAGCCTCCAGCAGTGTTCCTGCGGCGATGTCAGGTACAAG GAGCCAGCACAGCAACACTTCTTCTCCAAGCATGACAACCGTACTTCTTTCGACAAA GGCCCCTACTGCCTGCTGCAGGGAATCGGAAGGCGAAAAGACCTGGAGCACCTGTGGCAGCGGCACACCTTCCTGCGCTGGGCACCCTGTGAGCTGGAGTTGAGCCAGCAGCAGCCCCTTGAATCCTCCTACCAGGCCAATTTCTGGTCAGGCCCTGGACTCAGTGACCTCCCCCAGCGCCTTGTCCACTTTGTGCAGATCCAGCCTCCCCGCACCAGCACCACCTATCAGCAGAACTTCTGCCAACCATCCCAGGGTGGCCATTGTGGCAGCAACAATGTGGGGCCAGTCACCAACACATTGCCTGACCTCCCAGGGATCCCAAGACCCAAGCTGCTGCAGCATTACCTTCATGCTGGGGTCTCTGAGTGTCTAAACTGGTCCAGAGCATTAAACAAGGATGGCTAA
- the C4H3orf84 gene encoding uncharacterized protein C3orf84 homolog isoform X13 gives MSGLSSGQREGSLEPAQQHFFSKHDNRTSFDKGIGRRKDLEHLWQRHTFLRWAPCELELSQQQPLESSYQANFWSGPGLSDLPQRLVHFVQIQPPRTSTTYQQNFCQPSQGGHCGSNNVGPVTNTLPDLPGIPRPKLLQHYLHAGVSECLNWSRALNKDG, from the exons ATGTCAG GGCTTTCCAGTGGCCAGAGGGAAGGCAGCCTG GAGCCAGCACAGCAACACTTCTTCTCCAAGCATGACAACCGTACTTCTTTCGACAAA GGAATCGGAAGGCGAAAAGACCTGGAGCACCTGTGGCAGCGGCACACCTTCCTGCGCTGGGCACCCTGTGAGCTGGAGTTGAGCCAGCAGCAGCCCCTTGAATCCTCCTACCAGGCCAATTTCTGGTCAGGCCCTGGACTCAGTGACCTCCCCCAGCGCCTTGTCCACTTTGTGCAGATCCAGCCTCCCCGCACCAGCACCACCTATCAGCAGAACTTCTGCCAACCATCCCAGGGTGGCCATTGTGGCAGCAACAATGTGGGGCCAGTCACCAACACATTGCCTGACCTCCCAGGGATCCCAAGACCCAAGCTGCTGCAGCATTACCTTCATGCTGGGGTCTCTGAGTGTCTAAACTGGTCCAGAGCATTAAACAAGGATGGCTAA